The following proteins are encoded in a genomic region of Acipenser ruthenus chromosome 4, fAciRut3.2 maternal haplotype, whole genome shotgun sequence:
- the zftraf1 gene encoding zinc finger TRAF-type-containing protein 1 isoform X2 has protein sequence MSTLEERGEVGVPVATAPSSSSAGLGVGAAGAGLEAGPGMPGGQEEAGIRREGAGQEPDPDAPPKKRVRLLQEGEACKLEERLYAVLCCTVCLDLPKASVYQCTNGHLMCAGCFIHLLADARLKEEQATCPNCRCEISKSLCCRNLAVEKAVSELPFECNFCLKQFPRSVLERHQKEECQDRVTVCKYKRIGCPWKGPFHELTVHEAECCHPTKTGNELMGILDEMDQSHRKEMQLYSGIFSLLCFEKIGFTEVQFRPYRTDDFITRLYYETPRFTVLNQTWVLKARVNDSERNPNLSCKRTLSFQLILKSKINSALECSYLLLKGPYDDVKIKPVIYHYVFSNDANETDYMPLPIIDSIECNKLLAAKNINLRLFIFQIQK, from the exons ATGTCAACTTTAGAGGAGCGCGGCGAAGTGGGGGTCCCGGTGGCCACTGCCCCGAGCTCCTCCTCGGCCGGGCTCGGTGTCGGTGCCGCGGGTGCTGGTCTGGAGGCTGGTCCCGGGATGCCAGGCGGACAGGAGGAGGCCGGAATACGGAGAGAGGGAGCCGGTCAGGAGCCAGACCCAGACGCGCCACCCAAGAAGCGGGTGAGGCTGCTGCAGGAGGGCGAGGCATGCAAGCTGGAGGAGAGACTttacgctgtgctgtgctgcactgtgtgtttggACTTGCCAAAGGCGTCTGTCTACCAG TGTACGAACGGACACCTGATGTGTGCGGGCTGCTTCATTCACCTGCTGGCTGATGCACGTCTGAAGGAGGAACAGGCCACCTGCCCCAACTGCCGCTGTGAGATTAGCAAGAGCCTGTGCTGCCGCAACCTGGCAGTGGAGAAAGCTGTGAGCGAGCTGCCCTTTGAGTGCAACTTCTGTCTCAAACAGTTCCCCCGCAGCGTGCTGGAGAGGCACCAGAAAGAGGAGTGCCAGGACAG AGTGACAGTGTGCAAGTATAAGCGGATTGGCTGTCCCTGGAAGGGCCCCTTTCATGAGCTGACAGTCCACGAGGCGGAGTGCTGTCATCCAACCAAGACTGGCAACGAGCTGATGGGCATCCTGGACGAGATGGACCAGTCCCACCGGAAAGAGATGCAGCTCTACAGTGGCATCTTCAGTCTGCTGTGCTTTGAGAAGATTGGCTTCACAG AGGTGCAGTTCCGGCCCTATCGTACGGATGACTTCATCACGCGCTTGTACTACGAGACTCCACGCTTTACAGTGCTGAACCAGACATGGGTCCTGAAGGCTCGCGTGAACGACTCGGAGCGAAACCCCAATCTGTCCTGTAAGCGCACCCTGTCCTTCCAGCTGATCCTTAAGAGCAAGATCAACTCAGCGCTGGAGTGCTCCTACCTGCTGCTCAAGGGACCCTACGATGATGTCAAGATCAAGCCAGTGATCTATCACTATGTCTTCAGCAATGATGCCAATGAGACTGACTACATGCCCCTGCCCATCATCGACTCTATCGAATGCAACAAACTGCTTGCTGCCAAGAACATCAACCTGAGGCTCTTCATTTTCCAGATACAGAAATAA
- the zftraf1 gene encoding zinc finger TRAF-type-containing protein 1 isoform X1, producing the protein MSTLEERGEVGVPVATAPSSSSAGLGVGAAGAGLEAGPGMPGGQEEAGIRREGAGQEPDPDAPPKKRVRLLQEGEACKLEERLYAVLCCTVCLDLPKASVYQTDCNVCVDLPMSSFYQCTNGHLMCAGCFIHLLADARLKEEQATCPNCRCEISKSLCCRNLAVEKAVSELPFECNFCLKQFPRSVLERHQKEECQDRVTVCKYKRIGCPWKGPFHELTVHEAECCHPTKTGNELMGILDEMDQSHRKEMQLYSGIFSLLCFEKIGFTEVQFRPYRTDDFITRLYYETPRFTVLNQTWVLKARVNDSERNPNLSCKRTLSFQLILKSKINSALECSYLLLKGPYDDVKIKPVIYHYVFSNDANETDYMPLPIIDSIECNKLLAAKNINLRLFIFQIQK; encoded by the exons ATGTCAACTTTAGAGGAGCGCGGCGAAGTGGGGGTCCCGGTGGCCACTGCCCCGAGCTCCTCCTCGGCCGGGCTCGGTGTCGGTGCCGCGGGTGCTGGTCTGGAGGCTGGTCCCGGGATGCCAGGCGGACAGGAGGAGGCCGGAATACGGAGAGAGGGAGCCGGTCAGGAGCCAGACCCAGACGCGCCACCCAAGAAGCGGGTGAGGCTGCTGCAGGAGGGCGAGGCATGCAAGCTGGAGGAGAGACTttacgctgtgctgtgctgcactgtgtgtttggACTTGCCAAAGGCGTCTGTCTACCAG ACTGACTGCAACGTGTGTGTGGACCTGCCTATGTCATCCTTCTATCAG TGTACGAACGGACACCTGATGTGTGCGGGCTGCTTCATTCACCTGCTGGCTGATGCACGTCTGAAGGAGGAACAGGCCACCTGCCCCAACTGCCGCTGTGAGATTAGCAAGAGCCTGTGCTGCCGCAACCTGGCAGTGGAGAAAGCTGTGAGCGAGCTGCCCTTTGAGTGCAACTTCTGTCTCAAACAGTTCCCCCGCAGCGTGCTGGAGAGGCACCAGAAAGAGGAGTGCCAGGACAG AGTGACAGTGTGCAAGTATAAGCGGATTGGCTGTCCCTGGAAGGGCCCCTTTCATGAGCTGACAGTCCACGAGGCGGAGTGCTGTCATCCAACCAAGACTGGCAACGAGCTGATGGGCATCCTGGACGAGATGGACCAGTCCCACCGGAAAGAGATGCAGCTCTACAGTGGCATCTTCAGTCTGCTGTGCTTTGAGAAGATTGGCTTCACAG AGGTGCAGTTCCGGCCCTATCGTACGGATGACTTCATCACGCGCTTGTACTACGAGACTCCACGCTTTACAGTGCTGAACCAGACATGGGTCCTGAAGGCTCGCGTGAACGACTCGGAGCGAAACCCCAATCTGTCCTGTAAGCGCACCCTGTCCTTCCAGCTGATCCTTAAGAGCAAGATCAACTCAGCGCTGGAGTGCTCCTACCTGCTGCTCAAGGGACCCTACGATGATGTCAAGATCAAGCCAGTGATCTATCACTATGTCTTCAGCAATGATGCCAATGAGACTGACTACATGCCCCTGCCCATCATCGACTCTATCGAATGCAACAAACTGCTTGCTGCCAAGAACATCAACCTGAGGCTCTTCATTTTCCAGATACAGAAATAA